In Festucalex cinctus isolate MCC-2025b chromosome 1, RoL_Fcin_1.0, whole genome shotgun sequence, the sequence agacacactggggaaaaacctttttcttgtttagattgtggcaaaagcttctttcggaagtcacatttaacaacacacacaagaagacacactggggaaaaacctttttcttgtttagattgtggcaaaagcttctcttcgaagtcaaatttaacaacacatacaagaacacacactggggaaaaacctttttcttgtttagattgtggcaaaagcttctttcggaagtcacatttaacattacattcaagaacacacactggggaaaaacctttttcttgcttagattgtggcaaaagcttctctgacaagccagatttaacaacacatacaagaagacacactggggaaaaacctttttcttgtttagattgtggcaaaagcttcactcagaagtcacatttaacattacattcaagaacacacactggggaaaaacctttttcttgtttagattgtggcaaaagatacactcagaagtcaaatttaacattacattcaacaacacacactggggaaaaacctttttcttgctcagactgtggaaaaagcttctcccggaagtcatatttaacaacacatacaagaagacacactggggaaaaacctttttcttgtttagattgtggcaaaagcttctctttgaagtcaaatttaacattacattcaacaacacacactggggaaaaacctttttcttgctcagactgtggaaaaagcttctcccggaagtcatatttaacaacacataaaagaatccatagtggcgagaaacctttttcttgctcagattgtggcaaaagcttctctcaaaagtcaaatttaacattacattcaagaacacacactggggaaaaactttttgcttgtacccactgtggcaaaagcttctttcagaagtcaaatttaacattacattcaacaacacacactggcaagaaacctttttcttgctcagactgtggcaaaagcttccctgCCAAACCTGAATTAAGAAGtcacataagaacacacacgggacagaaaccatattcatgcacaaaatgtgtggaaagtagtgatggcaaaatgaagccccgtaaagcagtgaagccctgcagtgaaatgcttcacacacacgtaggggcttcaagatgattcatttcctcgacgacgccatcatgtggacagaaaaatgtataacatgcttggtgcatgcaataaaatggtggggtgtaaatcatgctctaaatacaaaagaatatatatttgaagagtgttttaacatgaattgttctgtgttactttgtctatgtttgcacttatgcaacaagtgaaaatgttaaatgaggtaaaataaagtgcttattcatttttatttaaaaacaatattttttccgaagtttttggactcaggcggtttgtttgtttttgcagagaatttcacctgctttggaaaaaaactctttcacatggtactgatgaagcaggggtgcatcgatatgagatagcaagtttgtatagaattggacgcgtatatttctgtgattgaggactgaaggggactttcaactgttaacagaaaaatgtgaattttatgtgttgtcacattttattttatttttggaatctgttaaaatagtagtgtagtgattagaacataattcacccacggaacgttgggacgaagggggagtttgttgggatgaaaggatgaaaggataaaagaacaaaatgttggtaggtctgtgagcctcgcgcagagtgagttgttgttgctgttaaacactgagaagctgatatcaataaaccgccggtgtttggctccggacttcaacactctgcctccgactcctgtCACTGCTCGCGACAGTAgcgtaattgcagtgcattaccttctgaggtgagatctgctcaaagtgctcccaaAGAAAGGGAAAATTTCTTTCTTgttggttccatcgcaaaaataagttcgtcaaatcgaatgccaaaagcaaaaaaaaagtagcgcaataagggacccgaaaacagaaaaagtgaaggggaatccatagcgtttctttgccgcttttatttcgaactacactcaaacctagcgaatcatttcctgaatcagtcacgtggtacacctgcttcgtggggcttcaaacgtcaccacgtacgtcatcaacacacacactgacacgccgttcatgaaccactcgtctgcattactcggcacacgcttcagggattcgacccgagaagcacatcactagtggaaagcttcgcttccaccaattctttaacagcacatgcaaaaacacacactggagagaaaccgtattcctgctcagattgtggaaaaagcttctcttccatgtcaaatttaagaaagcacacaagaacacatggtgggaaggaaccattcagttgcagtgtttgtcctaaaagattctcttgtaaaaaagcttgctgagagacacgagtgtgctggtgagaatggcagccatctttgaagcttcaaaaaatgaagggaagtgagactggtgtgctgtaaaagtgtcaatgcatcttaagtgtaaatgtaatgctttcaaaactactcaacctgtaaatattaaatgtttgctgttaatgtgtttaaatgtcaatgtatgttttgttttgtacgtaatttaggaagttatttttgtttgctgctgaatgttgttaatggttgtttgttgatgtttgtacgtgttgtgtatttgcttgtgtaaagcacattgatttgccttgtgtatgaaatagaaataaagccaccttgcaattttccccaaataagcgtcgacaatacgttcagacacacaaagccatctgcgattaaaattttttgttgaacggtgttatcactgaaatgattgacgcaaatgtcctactctttgttgctaactcaaccaccacagctccgtgctagctaacacgccatatggtagtgcattttgcacattttatctttctatgtaacaattttgacacgattagcatacaatattcagatgacataagaacaaaattgtgtccaTACCTGGTTTTGATTGAATATAATTTCTGTTCATGTGGCACTTTTGCCTCTGCAGGCAATTTGTTCTTGTCGTCAAACaacctttcatcacattttgaaatcaaaatacaaatcaaatggagtagatgccacctggacttccgggcttcacacaccagctccgtttccggccactgctgcgactcacaggcggcgttccgacaaaaatgatcacattaagagaagcgacagtacaatgcaattgcatttgtacttctgagtgtggcgctgatgagatgatgctccccctggtgggaagtgtgtggcaataccttacatccctagccaatcagcattagtgccctccctacaaataaggagtcagttggtacctgccctcaacttactcattggctctgaggtccgcctccttgacttcaatggcttgtcatcatcagtcatcacgaacattttaccttcattggaaggtaagtgttgcgtcaaaactttgctgaaggaaagtgtgagagccacagatgacaaaaactggccaaaagtcatttgtattacttgcagtacaaataaatgttgcatatatatatcaataacatatcagatactgtatcaccttcccatgggctcaccaccggtgggaggggcc encodes:
- the LOC144006436 gene encoding uncharacterized protein LOC144006436, yielding MSARTTPKDEEELFGVKEENEQHFQPLDDVCEQPRIVLHKTDVAEKYLRPDQEDMKPPNVKEEEEHPYIEEEEKPVRVKEEEVEDDVTKSPMTFAPLKSKDEVKDESEEGRGAEPPNRILNPQNMIPESDADHWGSSKAKSDDIRSLSSHDDDDDDDNLDGNDERADGDRSCDTDDKPCECSHCGKTLSSKGSLKIHLRRHTGEKPFSCLDCGKSFFRKSHLTTHTRRHTGEKPFSCLDCGKSFSSKSNLTTHTRTHTGEKPFSCLDCGKSFFRKSHLTLHSRTHTGEKPFSCLDCGKSFSDKPDLTTHTRRHTGEKPFSCLDCGKSFTQKSHLTLHSRTHTGEKPFSCLDCGKRYTQKSNLTLHSTTHTGEKPFSCSDCGKSFSRKSYLTTHTRRHTGEKPFSCLDCGKSFSLKSNLTLHSTTHTGEKPFSCSDCGKSFSRKSYLTTHKRIHSGEKPFSCSDCGKSFSQKSNLTLHSRTHTGEKLFACTHCGKSFFQKSNLTLHSTTHTGKKPFSCSDCGKSFPAKPELRSHIRTHTGQKPYSCTKCVESSDGKMKPRKAVKPCSEMLHTHVGASR